One Bacillus solimangrovi genomic window, ATGATTTTCAAAAATGATCCACTTCTCCTCAGGATTCTTCACTTGTTTCTTATGACCATTTATTTTTACTTTCCCGTATTGATTTAAAATGAACGTACCATGATAAATTGAGTTTTTCAAAATTCTTTGTACTGTTGTCACCTGCCATTTCCCATTCTGTTTTGAAGGAATACCTTGCTCATTTAATTTATGCGTAATCATTTTATAGCCTAATTTTTCATCGTTATACCACTTAAAAATTTGTCTAATTATGTTTGCTTCTTTCATATTAACAACGAGCTTCTGTTCAATACGGTCATAACCGTACGGAACTTTTCCAATATGCTCACCTCGGCGAACCTTTGCCGCTAATGCAGCTGTTATACCACTTGATAATGTTCGACTATATTGAGCAGAAAACAAAGACCATAACTCAAATGCCATATCATTCTTACCTGCCTTATTTGAATCATAACCTTCCTCTATTGAAATAATCCTTACTCCATGCGCAATCAATACTTCTCGAATCTCTAATGAATCCTTTAAATCCCTAGCTAAACGTGAAATTGATTTAAAGATAATCATGTCAATCTCTTTCTTCCTCGCTTTACCTAAGATTGACTGAATTGCAGGGCGCTCCGTAAACAACGTGCCACTAATGCCCTCATCTTTAAAGACGTTTTTCTCATTCCATTCAAACCCATTTCGCTCTATCCAATTTCGACATATATCAACTTGGTTTTCAACAGATGAAACTTGTTCATCTCTGTCTGTTGAGACACGAACATAGATTGCATATTTCATATTATCACCCCAAAAACAAAGGGATAGTTACTATTGAAATACCACATAATATAGGTACTCCTACACTATTATCATTAAAAGAGAAGCAATTAGCACCAGTTGAAACTATGTTTTAGATGTTGTCACTTCCTTTGTAAA contains:
- a CDS encoding recombinase family protein, which produces MKYAIYVRVSTDRDEQVSSVENQVDICRNWIERNGFEWNEKNVFKDEGISGTLFTERPAIQSILGKARKKEIDMIIFKSISRLARDLKDSLEIREVLIAHGVRIISIEEGYDSNKAGKNDMAFELWSLFSAQYSRTLSSGITAALAAKVRRGEHIGKVPYGYDRIEQKLVVNMKEANIIRQIFKWYNDEKLGYKMITHKLNEQGIPSKQNGKWQVTTVQRILKNSIYHGTFILNQYGKVKINGHKKQVKNPEEKWIIFENHHPAIISKKDFEKANDKKVLNDKRKTTVWNEFRGLLKCGKCGSNIVILQSGKKTESGSNVRYYLKCSAYRRAGKHRCVNHIPIQYEDFRDFLIDLLKEKGQGVSFEFDSELESYKTSEVKVLKKKIQQLEMKKKDVLELYLEQIINKSELENKRNELHSDIKQLKEKLMTFEHINYDLQTVENIQHAFSYLQQHGENLFHVIQTIINEIILHPDGTVDVKYNFK